In Amblyraja radiata isolate CabotCenter1 chromosome 38, sAmbRad1.1.pri, whole genome shotgun sequence, a genomic segment contains:
- the LOC116966780 gene encoding uncharacterized protein C1orf94-like, with amino-acid sequence MLAKLELVHTQRDTKCSFPLGPYPRYTWIHKDTPEDGLDKACYEIWKRVQQLSAQLDCSSKEVTGSEPGQAEDAGDTVRGKAGKRVADSCGKDDVSLLVQLEYLSIVAENSGGVDLQQNHLEGNDQMVSILETKTKELQDSEAESLDKTNFLNNFLKSGSGTELSKDSLAKEEVAEEKQVRCGSKEDLEVGSGVSVASNKEICQLLAQFSLKHIHESEAPDNKVVMEEAQIIKDFLQNSMFSSAGDKRAQVSPPLPLASREPQDEQARRQLPVFAKLCEEPPACEDEGHSAPLALTSGPGLALGLAQDRPSSGSELVRLLCGAPREVYRKEAEGRDSPEASSPDARPSRSEHSYSTSRHSLKGLAPSARRAGPKDVTRPRELAGPQHLLARRGDGGKDLAPEAAAAEGEAGSTVEAEASGNGGHLGPEFPDTERHPVGPGPHKHRAGREMEADASVLAGSNPPPPPPPPPPPPPLPDAGSKYGSSGLYPTRYPALPGRPALINYPAAPPAPAPPTATATASPATGYGQQPPFYPGRGLRLPLQQPAYPQAAGCFLRSAGPGPGPGAYTYGQVAQEFVPRHAYIRAAYAPLLGYWSFVPEYPYSARGNATTAKPLASAAAAAAANNPPPMAGDGPQCLFQPAYGYLDTNLTATRFGSARSGPLYSGSNFQVYYPADSSGYNCW; translated from the coding sequence ATGCTGGCAAAGCTGGAACTGGTCCACACCCAGAGAGACACCAAGTGCTCCTTCCCTCTGGGTCCATACCCGCGCTATACCTGGATCCACAAGGACACACCGGAGGATGGGCTGGACAAGGCTTGCTACGAGATCTGGAAGCGGGTGCAGCAACTCTCAGCCCAGCTGGACTGTAGCTCCAAGGAGGTGACGGGCTCCGAGCCAGGCCAGGCCGAGGATGCGGGCGATACAGTGCGGGGCAAGGCGGGCAAGAGGGTGGCGGACAGCTGTGGCAAGGATGACGTCTCCCTGCTGGTGCAGTTGGAGTATCTGAGCATCGTGGCGGAGAACAGTGGGGGCGTGGACCTCCAGCAAAACCATCTGGAAGGGAACGACCAAATGGTGTCCATCCTGGAGACCAAGACGAAGGAGCTGCAGGACTCTgaagcagaatctctggataagACCAACTTCTTGAATAATTTCCTGAAGTCCGGCAGTGGGACGGAGCTGAGCAAAGACAGCCTGGCCAAGGAAGAGGTGGCAGAGGAGAAGCAGGTGAGGTGTGGCTCAAAGGAGGATCTGGAAGTGGGCAGCGGAGTCTCGGTGGCCTCCAACAAGGAGATCTGCCAGTTACTGGCCCAGTTCTCCCTCAAGCACATCCACGAGTCAGAGGCCCCGGACAACAAGGTggtgatggaggaggcccagatcaTCAAAGACTTCCTGCAGAACAGCATGTTCAGCTCTGCCGGGGACAAGAGGGCCCAAGTGTCGCCGCCGCTGCCCCTGGCCTCGCGGGAGCCGCAGGACGAGCAGGCCCGGCGCCAGCTCCCCGTCTTTGCCAAGCTGTGCGAGGAGCCACCGGCCTGTGAGGACGAGGGCCACAGTGCGCCGCTGGCTCTGACCTCGGGCCCAGGCCTGGCTTTGGGCCTAGCCCAGGATAGGCCGTCGTCGGGCAGCGAGCTGGTACGCCTGCTTTGCGGGGCGCCGAGGGAGGTTTACCGCAAGGAGGCCGAGGGGCGCGACTCGCCAGAGGCCTCGTCCCCGGATGCCAGGCCCAGCCGCTCGGAGCACAGCTACAGCACCAGCCGCCACTCGCTGAAGGGCCTGGCACCATCAGCACGCAGGGCCGGGCCAAAGGATGTGACCAGACCCCGGGAGCTGGCTGGGCCCCAGCACCTGCTGGCCAGGCGAGGTGACGGAGGCAAGGACCTGGCCCCTGAGGCAGCCGCAGCAGAGGGAGAGGCCGGGAGTACAGTGGAGGCCGAGGCTTCGGGGAACGGCGGCCACTTGGGCCCTGAGTTCCCAGACACCGAGCGGCACCCGGTGGGTCCCGGGCCTCACAAACACCGGGCCGGCCGTGAGATGGAGGCCGATGCCTCGGTCCTAGCGGgctccaaccctccccctccccctcctcctccccctcctccccctccgctACCCGACGCTGGCTCCAAGTACGGCAGCAGTGGCTTGTACCCCACCCGCTACCCAGCCCTGCCCGGCCGGCCAGCCCTCATCAACTACCCAGCTGCTCCACCGGCCCCCGCTCCCCCCACAGCCACCGCCACTGCCTCACCAGCTACCGGCTACGGGCAGCAGCCCCCCTTCTACCCGGGCCGCGGCCTGCGCTTGCCGCTGCAGCAGCCTGCCTACCCGCAAGCCGCAGGCTGCTTCCTGCGCTCAGCAGGCCCGGGGCCCGGTCCCGGGGCCTACACCTACGGCCAGGTGGCACAAGAGTTTGTGCCGCGCCACGCCTACATCCGAGCTGCCTACGCCCCGCTGCTGGGCTACTGGTCCTTCGTGCCCGAGTACCCCTACAGTGCCCGCGGCAATGCCACCACCGCTAAGCCCCTGGCCtctgccgccgctgctgccgctgccaacAACCCCCCGCCCATGGCCGGCGACGGCCCGCAGTGCCTCTTCCAGCccgcctacggctacctcgacaccAACCTGACCGCCACACGCTTCGGCTCGGCCCGCTCCGGCCCCCTCTACAGCGGCAGCAACTTCCAAGTGTACTACCCCGCCGACAGCAGCGGCTACAACTGCTGGTAG